A stretch of Pseudomonas sp. CCC3.1 DNA encodes these proteins:
- the lon gene encoding endopeptidase La — MSDQQDFTDNTTEYTDVEPTENESTVHAGGTELALPGQNLPDKVYIIPIHNRPFFPAQVLPVIVNEEPWAETLDLVSKSPHHSLALFFVDTPTDDPRHFDTNSLPEYGTLVKVHHASRENGKLQFVAQGLSRVRISMWLKHHRPPYLVEVEYPQEVKQPTDEVKAYGMALINAIKELLPLNPLYSEELKNYLNRFSPNDPSPLTDFAAALTSATGNELQEVLDCVPMLKRMEKVLPMLRKEVEVARLQKEISAEVNLKIGEHQREFFLKEQLKVIQQELGLTKDDRSADIEQFQQRLEGKTLPAQARKRIDEEINKLSILETGSPEYAVTRNYLDWASSVPWGVFGQDKLDLKHARKVLDAHHAGLEDIKDRILEFLAVGAYKGSVSGSIVLLVGPPGVGKTSVGKSIAESLGRPFYRFSVGGMRDEAEIKGHRRTYIGAQPGKLVQALKDVEVMNPVIMLDEIDKMGQSFQGDPASALLETLDPEQNVDFLDHYLDLRLDLSKVLFVCTANTLDSIPGPLLDRMEVIRLSGYITEEKVAIAKRHLWPKQLEKAGVDKTSLSISDSALRTVIDGYAREAGVRQLEKQLGKLVRKSVVKLLDKPDAVIKIGPKDLEASLGTPVFRNEQVISGTGVITGLAWTSMGGATLPIEATRIHTLNRGFKLTGQLGDVMKESAEIAYSYVSANLKQFGGDPRFFDEAFVHLHVPEGATPKDGPSAGVTMASALLSLARNQPPKKGIAMTGELTLTGYVLPIGGVREKVIAARRQKIHELILPEANRGNFDELPDYLKEGITVHFAKRFNDVAKVLF; from the coding sequence ATGAGCGACCAGCAAGATTTTACCGACAACACGACTGAGTACACCGATGTAGAGCCCACCGAGAACGAATCAACCGTACACGCTGGAGGGACTGAATTGGCTCTGCCAGGGCAGAATCTGCCGGACAAGGTTTACATCATCCCGATTCATAATCGGCCGTTCTTCCCGGCACAAGTGTTGCCGGTCATCGTCAATGAAGAACCTTGGGCCGAAACCCTCGACTTGGTCAGCAAGTCGCCTCATCACTCGCTGGCGCTGTTTTTTGTCGACACGCCTACTGACGATCCACGCCATTTCGACACCAACAGCCTGCCGGAATACGGCACGCTGGTGAAAGTGCATCACGCCAGCCGAGAAAACGGCAAATTGCAATTCGTGGCACAGGGCCTGAGCCGTGTGCGCATCAGCATGTGGCTCAAACATCACCGCCCACCGTATCTGGTGGAGGTCGAATACCCGCAAGAAGTTAAACAGCCCACCGACGAGGTGAAGGCTTACGGCATGGCGCTGATCAATGCGATCAAAGAGCTGTTGCCGCTCAATCCGCTGTACAGCGAAGAGTTGAAAAACTACCTCAATCGCTTTAGCCCCAACGATCCATCGCCGCTGACCGACTTTGCGGCCGCGTTGACATCGGCCACCGGCAACGAGCTGCAAGAAGTGCTCGATTGCGTGCCGATGCTCAAGCGCATGGAAAAAGTGCTGCCGATGCTGCGTAAAGAAGTCGAAGTCGCGCGGCTGCAAAAGGAAATCTCGGCCGAGGTGAACCTCAAGATCGGCGAGCATCAGCGCGAGTTCTTCCTTAAAGAACAACTCAAGGTCATCCAGCAAGAGCTGGGGCTGACCAAAGATGATCGCAGCGCCGATATTGAACAATTTCAGCAGCGCCTGGAAGGCAAGACCCTGCCTGCCCAGGCCCGCAAGCGCATCGACGAAGAGATCAACAAACTCTCAATCCTGGAAACCGGCTCACCCGAATACGCGGTCACCCGTAACTACCTGGACTGGGCCAGTTCGGTGCCGTGGGGCGTGTTTGGTCAGGACAAGCTAGACCTCAAGCACGCGCGCAAAGTGCTCGACGCCCACCATGCGGGGCTTGAGGACATCAAAGACCGCATCCTCGAGTTCCTCGCCGTAGGGGCTTACAAAGGCTCGGTCAGCGGGTCGATTGTCTTGTTGGTCGGCCCGCCGGGCGTGGGTAAAACCAGTGTCGGCAAATCCATTGCTGAATCGCTGGGTCGCCCGTTCTATCGCTTCAGCGTCGGCGGCATGCGTGATGAAGCCGAGATCAAGGGCCATCGTCGTACCTACATTGGCGCCCAGCCGGGCAAGCTGGTGCAGGCGCTCAAAGACGTTGAAGTGATGAACCCGGTGATCATGCTCGACGAAATCGACAAGATGGGCCAAAGCTTCCAGGGCGACCCGGCCTCGGCACTCCTTGAAACCCTGGACCCGGAACAAAACGTCGACTTCCTCGACCATTACCTGGACCTGCGCCTGGACCTGTCGAAAGTGTTGTTTGTGTGCACCGCCAACACCCTGGATTCGATCCCCGGACCTTTGCTCGACCGCATGGAAGTGATTCGCCTCTCGGGTTACATCACCGAAGAAAAAGTCGCGATTGCCAAGCGTCACCTGTGGCCGAAACAGCTTGAAAAAGCGGGCGTTGATAAAACCAGCCTGAGCATCAGCGACAGCGCCTTGCGCACGGTGATTGACGGTTACGCCCGGGAAGCCGGTGTGCGTCAGCTGGAAAAACAGCTGGGCAAGCTGGTGCGTAAATCCGTGGTCAAGTTGCTGGATAAGCCCGACGCAGTGATCAAGATCGGCCCCAAAGACCTCGAAGCCTCGCTGGGTACGCCCGTGTTCCGCAACGAGCAGGTCATCAGTGGTACCGGGGTGATTACCGGTCTGGCCTGGACCAGCATGGGCGGTGCGACGCTACCGATTGAAGCCACGCGTATTCACACCCTCAACCGCGGCTTCAAGCTGACCGGGCAACTGGGCGATGTGATGAAAGAGTCTGCCGAAATCGCCTACAGCTATGTCAGCGCCAACCTCAAACAGTTTGGCGGCGATCCGCGTTTCTTCGACGAAGCCTTTGTGCACCTGCACGTGCCTGAAGGGGCGACGCCTAAAGACGGCCCAAGTGCGGGCGTGACCATGGCCAGCGCCTTGCTGTCACTGGCCCGTAATCAGCCGCCGAAAAAAGGGATTGCCATGACCGGCGAGCTGACACTCACCGGGTATGTTCTGCCGATTGGTGGCGTACGTGAAAAAGTGATTGCGGCGCGTCGACAGAAGATTCACGAACTGATCTTGCCCGAGGCAAACCGTGGCAACTTCGATGAACTGCCGGACTATTTGAAAGAGGGCATCACCGTGCACTTTGCCAAGCGCTTTAACGACGTGGCCAAAGTGTTGTTTTAA
- a CDS encoding GGDEF domain-containing protein, protein MKLRNSFQAHISVVVALLLLVVIGTVYLAVKAATVTAASDQAEEQLNNGARVFERFIDFRGRRIQYGLNWLTNDADFREAAVDGRPQKMEQALEAFEPSLRGSDVFVLDMQDKIIISTLKSLPPGMQFPYANAMGQARRAAQTMMIGVLDGRPYMMVQGVVLAPLPVMRVVSGMPMNDVFAHELRTLSNLEVSFLAIKDGQSGALVSTQPEAMDAGIVAFLRDHPPGPMTHFSEFGDRRFLGLLLQLANSGDPANGQVLALLQSPLDKTLQAFASLDRKFLWISLVALLASLLGALWLAREVSRPVSLLAEAAQRIGRGDYSTPVLLKRRDELGFLARAFNVMQNGIAEREQQLAHNALHDSLTGLPNRALVMERLGSAISARRSVVLIYLGIENYRLINESSGPQGLELIMRETSRLLLETLPQSATAARLSGNEFLLLLEKTQVDAGVAMADRLYGLLSLPFSIDGHDVQLEICMGISVYPTHGQTADDLIARAAIARSDAASSPGYLQVYQQDRDLAHQRQIQLIRGLRRAASEGELFIHYQPKLDLRNGHVRQAEALLRWQHPEFGLVSPAEFIPLAERSGSMNLLTDWVIEEGIRQIAEWNQRGLHLQLSINISAADLRGDDLATKVAALLARYQVSAQQLIFEITESAVMHDPEHSLNVLEGLRDGGISLSVDDFGTGYSSLAHLKRLPVQELKIDQSFIRNLDEASEDAVIVRSTIEMSHNLGLKVVAEGVEYQHSLDLLKRWHCDTAQGYLISRPLDAVAFEAWVNQLRATA, encoded by the coding sequence ATGAAGCTGCGCAATAGTTTTCAGGCCCATATCAGCGTGGTGGTGGCGCTGCTTCTGCTGGTGGTGATCGGTACGGTGTATTTGGCTGTGAAAGCGGCAACAGTGACAGCCGCCAGCGATCAGGCCGAAGAGCAACTGAACAACGGTGCCCGGGTGTTTGAGCGCTTTATTGACTTTCGCGGGCGTCGTATTCAGTACGGCCTTAATTGGTTAACCAACGACGCGGATTTTCGCGAAGCTGCCGTAGACGGCCGCCCGCAGAAAATGGAACAAGCACTGGAGGCCTTTGAGCCGAGCCTTCGCGGCAGTGATGTGTTTGTCCTCGACATGCAAGACAAGATCATCATCAGTACCTTGAAGAGCTTGCCGCCCGGCATGCAGTTCCCCTACGCCAACGCCATGGGGCAGGCGCGGCGTGCCGCACAGACCATGATGATCGGTGTGCTCGACGGGCGCCCTTACATGATGGTCCAGGGCGTCGTACTGGCGCCCTTGCCTGTGATGCGGGTCGTCTCGGGCATGCCGATGAATGACGTGTTTGCCCACGAACTGCGAACCTTGAGCAACCTCGAAGTCTCATTTCTGGCAATAAAAGACGGCCAGTCCGGTGCCTTGGTCAGCACTCAGCCAGAGGCGATGGACGCCGGTATTGTTGCGTTTCTGCGTGACCATCCGCCGGGGCCCATGACCCACTTCAGTGAGTTCGGCGATCGGCGTTTCTTGGGCCTGTTGTTACAACTGGCCAACTCCGGCGATCCCGCCAACGGCCAGGTCTTGGCCTTGTTGCAAAGCCCTCTGGATAAAACCCTTCAGGCTTTTGCCTCGCTGGATCGCAAGTTCCTGTGGATCTCCCTCGTAGCCTTGCTGGCGTCTCTATTGGGTGCGCTGTGGTTGGCCCGCGAAGTATCCCGCCCCGTCAGTCTGCTGGCCGAAGCGGCGCAACGCATTGGCCGGGGCGACTATTCAACCCCGGTGCTGCTTAAGCGCCGCGATGAACTGGGTTTTCTGGCCCGCGCCTTCAACGTGATGCAAAACGGGATTGCCGAGCGTGAGCAGCAATTGGCGCACAACGCGCTGCACGACTCGCTCACGGGGTTGCCCAACCGCGCGCTGGTCATGGAACGTCTGGGCAGTGCCATCAGCGCCCGTCGCAGCGTGGTGTTGATCTATTTGGGCATCGAGAACTATCGCCTGATCAACGAAAGCTCTGGTCCGCAAGGTCTGGAACTGATCATGCGCGAGACCAGCCGTCTGTTGCTGGAAACGCTGCCGCAAAGCGCTACCGCCGCGCGCCTCAGTGGCAATGAATTTTTGCTCCTGCTGGAAAAAACTCAGGTTGATGCGGGAGTCGCGATGGCGGATCGCTTGTATGGATTATTGAGTCTGCCGTTCAGCATTGACGGGCACGACGTGCAGTTGGAAATTTGCATGGGGATCTCGGTGTACCCGACCCACGGCCAAACCGCCGACGACTTGATCGCCCGAGCAGCCATTGCGCGCAGTGATGCAGCGTCGTCGCCGGGTTACTTGCAGGTCTATCAGCAAGACCGCGACTTGGCGCACCAGCGTCAGATCCAGTTGATTCGCGGCTTGCGCCGCGCGGCGAGCGAAGGCGAATTGTTTATCCACTATCAACCCAAGCTAGACCTGCGTAATGGCCACGTGCGCCAGGCCGAAGCGTTACTGCGTTGGCAGCATCCGGAGTTTGGACTGGTATCACCGGCAGAATTTATCCCGTTGGCAGAACGCTCTGGCAGCATGAATTTGCTGACAGATTGGGTGATCGAGGAGGGTATTCGGCAGATAGCCGAGTGGAACCAGCGTGGCTTGCACCTGCAACTGTCGATCAACATTTCGGCTGCTGATTTGCGCGGCGATGACTTGGCGACAAAGGTTGCGGCGTTGCTGGCCCGCTATCAGGTATCGGCTCAGCAACTGATTTTTGAAATCACTGAAAGTGCTGTAATGCACGACCCCGAACACTCGCTCAACGTGCTTGAAGGGCTGCGTGACGGCGGCATCAGCCTGTCGGTGGACGATTTTGGCACCGGCTACTCCTCGCTGGCGCACCTTAAACGGCTGCCGGTGCAAGAGCTGAAAATCGACCAATCCTTTATTCGTAACCTGGACGAAGCCAGTGAAGATGCAGTCATCGTGCGTTCGACCATCGAAATGAGCCACAACCTGGGCCTTAAAGTGGTGGCCGAAGGCGTGGAATACCAACACAGTCTCGACCTGCTCAAACGCTGGCACTGCGACACGGCGCAGGGTTACTTGATCAGCAGGCCGCTGGACGCAGTGGCATTCGAAGCCTGGGTTAACCAGTTGCGGGCGACGGCGTGA
- a CDS encoding type VI secretion system tip protein VgrG, producing the protein MPAIARDTTFSLTLNADVHPVQVLAFSGDEAISSPFSFDVELVCDRADLDLEALLHTSAFLGFDRQGHGVHGQIYRIAQNSPGKRLSVYRLTLVPRLAYLEHRTNHRIFQNKTVQQIIETLLEEHGILGTIYGFTLQSTYTPREYCVQYGESDLHFIQRLCFEEGIHYHFKHSSDAHYLQFGDGQAAFTPLARATPFVQSGGMVAEEAAVDRFDLRLKTWTNSTLRRDYDFKTASRTLQADSRADSNRRPLEHYTYPGRFNNDAHGERQSQRSLEQHQSDDSQASGHSDQPSLSSGHFLTLSEHPYSDWNAPWLLTHVHHEGKQPQVLEEQGGQSQIEHSLDFAQGYRNRFLATPENVTYRSAVVFDKPRLHGNQTARVTGPVDQEIHCDQFGRIKVSFHWDRSGADDDSSSCWLRVASSWAGDSYGAVTIPRVGMEVLVSYLEGDVDQPLVSGCLVSSMTPSALKLPAEKTQSVFRSRSTPGGGGYNELRIEDRTGQEKIYLHAQRDMAQHIENDSHVQVDGKREETIVGNNVVALGAEDQQTISGDRKVEIQSNDFTTVAMTSHTRVGLVMAIEAGVHAHIKAGATLVVNGGASMTLMAGGQHLMLTPLGIYSSSPILPGGVPIPGLPALLAVPDGVEVMTAVALVDQARVFELSADEVEPVCLTCQALKEGQA; encoded by the coding sequence ATGCCCGCAATTGCTCGCGACACTACGTTCAGTCTGACCCTCAATGCAGACGTTCACCCGGTCCAGGTGCTGGCATTCAGCGGTGACGAAGCGATCAGCAGCCCCTTCTCGTTTGACGTTGAACTGGTGTGTGATCGCGCTGATCTGGACCTCGAAGCGTTGCTGCACACCTCGGCCTTTCTGGGGTTTGATCGACAGGGCCATGGCGTCCACGGGCAGATCTATCGCATCGCTCAAAACAGCCCCGGCAAGCGCTTGAGTGTCTATCGTCTGACGCTGGTCCCGCGTTTGGCTTACCTTGAGCACCGCACTAATCATCGTATTTTTCAGAACAAGACCGTGCAGCAGATCATCGAAACCCTGCTCGAAGAGCACGGCATTCTCGGCACGATTTACGGCTTTACCCTGCAATCGACCTATACGCCGCGTGAATACTGCGTGCAGTACGGCGAATCAGACCTGCACTTCATCCAACGGCTGTGCTTTGAGGAGGGTATTCACTATCACTTCAAGCATTCGTCCGACGCCCATTACTTGCAGTTCGGTGATGGACAGGCGGCTTTCACTCCGCTGGCGCGGGCGACGCCCTTCGTGCAAAGCGGTGGCATGGTGGCCGAAGAAGCGGCAGTCGACCGCTTTGATCTGCGCCTGAAGACCTGGACCAACAGTACCCTGCGTCGCGATTACGATTTCAAGACGGCCAGTCGCACGCTGCAAGCCGATAGCCGCGCCGACTCCAATCGGCGCCCGCTTGAGCATTACACCTACCCCGGCCGCTTCAACAACGACGCACACGGCGAACGCCAAAGCCAGAGAAGCCTGGAGCAGCATCAGAGCGATGACAGTCAGGCCAGCGGCCACAGTGATCAGCCGAGCTTGAGCAGCGGCCATTTTTTAACCCTGAGTGAGCACCCCTACAGCGACTGGAATGCGCCGTGGTTGTTGACTCACGTCCATCACGAAGGCAAGCAGCCGCAGGTGCTGGAAGAACAGGGCGGTCAATCGCAGATCGAGCATTCACTGGACTTTGCCCAGGGCTACCGCAACCGCTTTCTTGCCACTCCCGAGAACGTGACCTACCGCTCGGCTGTCGTTTTCGACAAGCCGCGCCTCCATGGCAACCAGACGGCTCGGGTTACCGGGCCAGTTGATCAGGAAATCCACTGCGATCAGTTCGGCAGAATCAAAGTCAGCTTTCATTGGGATCGCAGCGGGGCGGACGACGACAGCAGCAGTTGCTGGCTGCGTGTCGCCTCCAGTTGGGCAGGTGACAGCTACGGCGCGGTGACCATCCCCCGAGTGGGGATGGAAGTATTGGTCAGCTACCTCGAAGGAGACGTCGACCAGCCGCTGGTGTCGGGCTGCCTGGTGTCGAGCATGACCCCGAGCGCACTCAAGTTGCCGGCCGAGAAAACCCAAAGCGTCTTTCGCAGTCGCAGCACACCGGGCGGTGGCGGCTACAACGAGTTGCGCATCGAAGACCGCACAGGTCAGGAAAAAATCTACCTGCACGCCCAGCGCGACATGGCGCAACACATCGAAAACGACAGCCACGTGCAGGTCGACGGCAAGCGTGAAGAGACCATCGTTGGCAACAACGTAGTGGCGCTTGGGGCAGAAGACCAGCAGACCATCAGTGGCGACCGCAAGGTTGAAATCCAGAGCAATGACTTCACTACCGTCGCCATGACCAGCCACACCCGCGTCGGTCTGGTGATGGCGATTGAAGCCGGGGTGCACGCGCACATCAAAGCCGGGGCCACGCTGGTGGTGAACGGCGGCGCGAGCATGACCCTGATGGCGGGTGGGCAACACCTGATGCTGACCCCGCTCGGCATTTACAGCAGCTCACCGATCCTGCCCGGCGGCGTGCCGATACCGGGCTTGCCTGCGTTGTTGGCGGTGCCGGACGGGGTCGAGGTGATGACGGCGGTGGCACTGGTTGACCAGGCACGTGTATTCGAATTATCCGCCGATGAGGTGGAGCCCGTGTGCTTGACCTGTCAGGCCCTCAAAGAAGGTCAAGCATGA
- a CDS encoding DUF4123 domain-containing protein, protein MTRAYLLLDSNQIPDLHVRLFQMAPKAAPQALYLTTRYADLANIGPLLVAVEPNTALANTFAEEWQTRAGIWLESEANESDLIAHLRSLVHVQLEGGVSAFFRFYDPRITRLWLGDLPDAERDRLMGPVRLIRLANGLFIRQENPDQPSGQYAATPWLSLSTQQLEHLCQGKRSQFTQRMIDHCQRYFPQCLQGLDPQAQQQWAQDCQRNAARQGYSAEDEVMCWIGVYAYFGETFPDVPGHEVYRQVLAARNVTPQQRLDHLQDELTRQLMTGEVTA, encoded by the coding sequence ATGACGCGCGCCTACCTGTTGCTCGATAGCAACCAGATTCCAGATCTCCATGTACGCCTGTTTCAGATGGCGCCAAAAGCCGCCCCCCAGGCCCTGTACTTGACCACCCGTTACGCCGACTTGGCGAACATTGGCCCGCTGCTGGTCGCGGTAGAACCCAACACTGCACTGGCTAATACCTTTGCCGAAGAGTGGCAAACCCGCGCAGGCATCTGGTTGGAGTCAGAGGCCAATGAAAGCGACCTGATCGCCCATTTGCGCAGCCTGGTGCATGTGCAACTTGAAGGCGGCGTCAGCGCATTTTTCCGGTTCTACGACCCTCGAATTACCCGCTTATGGCTGGGCGATTTGCCTGACGCTGAGCGAGACCGGCTGATGGGGCCGGTGCGCTTAATTCGGTTGGCCAATGGACTTTTTATCCGTCAGGAAAATCCTGATCAGCCGAGCGGCCAATACGCGGCAACGCCTTGGCTGAGCTTAAGCACGCAGCAACTTGAGCATCTGTGCCAAGGCAAACGGAGCCAATTTACCCAACGAATGATTGATCACTGCCAGCGCTATTTCCCTCAGTGCCTGCAAGGGCTCGACCCACAAGCCCAGCAGCAATGGGCACAAGACTGTCAGCGTAATGCCGCGCGCCAAGGCTACAGCGCAGAGGATGAAGTGATGTGTTGGATCGGCGTGTATGCGTATTTCGGTGAGACGTTTCCAGATGTCCCGGGCCATGAGGTCTATCGCCAAGTACTGGCCGCACGCAACGTGACACCGCAACAGCGGCTTGATCATTTACAGGATGAGTTAACACGCCAACTTATGACTGGGGAGGTGACTGCATGA
- a CDS encoding toxin VasX: protein MSVDKRLAAVVNLAEATRAAKARPHTDINSTVRQCQASPPHIFVVPVRYALSEAPASHPAFQPGVETQSHPMAARLLRTGFLYVWQGDGPLQRYAMAENNLLRSQELDGDDTVINVGTQSGIALDKHQEAWMLYSEIPLNSTSCEQLSEPENRTQRMRRLDLRQVANTLQAPHCVPLGEAKQVMGELIPSTYDLALAIDYQRNQPTLQKRADELGNEAIKDPTPNTIKAYTDTQHWLSERAKVAAQYPPVPDDVPAPGEWSAVSWAPTTTQSLMETVHSQSRGLYTVLVCLDDDLGVLRDINHEQELIESRHEKWQADNNLRLSIGGFVRSLITEDPDEVIGMLIYRYREQDIELTREQAQMLLDTRKRLEALARDRYAANVAHGSPFTKQQADTRLHEIHLREQAAVAPIRGFIPLKFHDQIMEMVLEYQVSKLSNKDNTHTSDKVEQYIDLPAMNHWLDQTAPKHFSHLQQRHEALYADRGVYLLRHHSGTWFVDYHDSEHRQWLDELVLACLSAQCLRNVGAEQYAEYVRSADDGALRQLFYGWSPTLEGAVNTSSRATELMAALEIENQANAIAAMSKVLGPQGLNILSGLSAMAGNTYSLWNTLVKRLSASLLLLSSKTGEPLKGPWLAMMSATRAAHQIGLRLMSQGKYQVLQQFGKAAEDLSQWVNTTGKAIGLGHVSKIVDSVAVKNSGGLIALTALLLNSWNASNYLGQAGALEGMDQQRINDTWSATLYAGAALVAVIDSQVSRTARFSMGLAVAPLRTLLGGVIGGLSGVAAIYEIKSLQLQLENAQGSIDPWLQMRRNVVGGQIATFGAVTLNGVIFTLRALSGNLSAAMALSRFLFWMGPLNFLIAVLGVLYLIAWYFQQKPMQIFLNDCCWSKSRARDLTPIAFDAQQDELNRLYGILYTPRVSFESAEPKSVMNALQSGVIKSAIKTLTIDLPGAEPSNVYLDITMIGNPLDTLAMRERIKSGEGKYAREEPMQDIGDCWIHHSRCEWIPHTQGQGLRLSGPFNTVPNLFASQPTTVSLRLRYHTPLTSMLGALNFVGGERGVAFTLSAATGVIALRNDPTPELDTTRRYTLGGQQVSVFLQPGIKR, encoded by the coding sequence ATGAGTGTCGATAAACGTCTGGCCGCAGTGGTCAATTTGGCTGAAGCCACGCGAGCGGCCAAGGCCCGCCCGCATACCGACATCAACAGCACCGTTCGCCAATGTCAGGCCAGCCCACCCCACATCTTCGTGGTTCCGGTGCGTTACGCCCTCAGCGAAGCGCCCGCCAGCCACCCGGCCTTCCAGCCCGGCGTAGAAACCCAAAGCCACCCGATGGCAGCACGTCTTCTGCGCACGGGCTTTCTCTATGTGTGGCAAGGCGACGGCCCGCTTCAGCGCTATGCGATGGCTGAAAACAACCTGCTGCGCAGTCAAGAACTGGATGGCGATGACACCGTCATCAACGTCGGCACCCAGAGTGGTATAGCGCTGGATAAGCATCAGGAAGCCTGGATGCTCTACAGCGAAATCCCGCTGAACTCGACCTCTTGCGAACAACTCAGCGAACCCGAAAATCGCACCCAGCGCATGCGCCGCCTGGACCTGCGGCAAGTCGCGAACACCCTGCAAGCCCCGCATTGCGTGCCGTTGGGCGAAGCCAAGCAGGTGATGGGTGAGTTGATCCCGAGCACCTATGACTTGGCGTTGGCGATCGATTACCAGCGCAATCAGCCCACACTGCAAAAGCGTGCGGATGAATTGGGCAATGAGGCGATTAAAGACCCAACGCCCAACACGATCAAAGCCTATACCGACACCCAGCACTGGCTCAGTGAGCGAGCGAAAGTGGCTGCGCAGTACCCGCCGGTTCCCGATGACGTCCCTGCGCCGGGCGAGTGGAGCGCCGTGTCATGGGCGCCGACCACGACCCAAAGCCTGATGGAAACCGTCCACAGCCAATCACGCGGTTTGTACACCGTACTGGTGTGTTTGGATGACGATCTCGGCGTATTGCGCGACATCAACCACGAACAAGAACTGATCGAATCTCGGCATGAAAAATGGCAAGCCGATAACAACTTACGGCTGAGTATTGGCGGGTTTGTTCGTAGTTTGATTACAGAAGATCCCGACGAAGTCATCGGGATGTTGATTTACCGCTACCGCGAGCAGGACATTGAACTGACGCGTGAGCAGGCGCAAATGCTGCTGGATACTCGTAAACGGCTTGAAGCATTGGCCCGCGATCGTTACGCCGCCAATGTTGCTCATGGCTCTCCGTTTACCAAACAGCAAGCAGACACACGGCTACACGAGATTCATCTGCGCGAACAAGCCGCTGTGGCGCCGATCCGTGGATTTATCCCGCTGAAGTTTCATGACCAGATTATGGAAATGGTGCTCGAGTACCAGGTTAGTAAACTCAGTAACAAAGACAATACTCATACCAGCGATAAAGTTGAGCAATACATCGACTTGCCTGCCATGAATCATTGGCTCGACCAAACCGCCCCGAAGCATTTTTCTCACCTGCAACAACGACACGAAGCCCTCTACGCTGATCGTGGCGTGTACTTGCTGCGACATCACAGCGGCACGTGGTTTGTGGATTACCACGACAGCGAACACCGCCAATGGCTGGATGAACTGGTCTTGGCTTGTCTTAGCGCCCAATGTTTACGCAATGTTGGGGCCGAGCAATATGCAGAGTACGTGCGCAGTGCGGATGACGGCGCGTTGCGGCAATTGTTTTACGGCTGGAGCCCCACACTTGAGGGGGCGGTCAATACCAGCAGCCGTGCGACTGAATTGATGGCAGCGTTGGAAATTGAAAATCAGGCCAATGCGATAGCCGCAATGAGTAAGGTGCTGGGGCCGCAGGGTCTCAACATTCTGTCTGGGCTCAGTGCTATGGCGGGCAACACCTATAGCCTTTGGAACACCCTCGTAAAACGCCTGAGCGCATCATTGTTGTTGCTCAGCAGCAAAACGGGAGAACCGCTGAAAGGGCCGTGGCTTGCCATGATGTCCGCCACCCGAGCGGCTCACCAAATTGGTCTGCGGTTAATGAGCCAAGGAAAATATCAGGTGTTGCAGCAATTCGGCAAAGCCGCGGAAGACCTTAGCCAATGGGTTAACACCACGGGTAAAGCCATCGGCCTTGGTCATGTTTCAAAAATTGTCGACTCTGTGGCAGTTAAAAACAGTGGTGGTTTGATCGCTTTGACAGCGTTGCTGCTCAATAGTTGGAATGCCAGTAATTATTTGGGGCAGGCGGGTGCGTTGGAAGGGATGGATCAGCAGCGTATCAACGATACTTGGTCAGCGACGCTTTATGCCGGGGCGGCATTGGTGGCGGTGATTGATAGTCAGGTGAGTAGGACTGCTCGGTTTTCGATGGGATTAGCTGTAGCACCTTTGCGCACACTGTTAGGAGGGGTTATTGGAGGGCTTTCTGGTGTGGCTGCAATCTATGAGATTAAGTCTCTCCAACTACAACTTGAAAACGCACAAGGCTCTATCGATCCTTGGCTGCAGATGCGTAGAAATGTAGTCGGTGGTCAAATTGCTACTTTTGGGGCTGTAACACTCAATGGAGTGATTTTCACTTTGAGAGCTCTCAGCGGAAATCTCAGTGCTGCAATGGCGCTTTCACGGTTTCTATTTTGGATGGGGCCACTGAATTTCCTGATTGCGGTACTGGGTGTGCTCTATCTGATTGCTTGGTATTTTCAGCAAAAACCTATGCAGATTTTTCTAAATGATTGCTGCTGGTCAAAGTCTCGTGCCCGCGACCTGACCCCCATAGCATTCGATGCCCAGCAAGACGAACTTAATCGTTTATACGGCATTCTTTACACCCCTAGAGTCAGCTTCGAATCCGCCGAACCAAAAAGTGTAATGAATGCATTGCAATCAGGCGTAATTAAAAGTGCGATCAAAACACTCACCATAGACCTGCCAGGGGCGGAGCCCAGTAATGTTTATCTAGACATCACCATGATTGGTAACCCGCTGGATACTCTGGCGATGCGCGAACGGATAAAAAGTGGTGAGGGGAAATACGCTCGTGAAGAGCCTATGCAAGATATTGGCGACTGTTGGATACACCACAGTCGGTGTGAGTGGATTCCGCATACCCAAGGCCAAGGTTTACGATTGAGTGGCCCATTCAACACGGTGCCTAACTTATTCGCTTCGCAACCCACTACAGTCTCTTTGCGCTTGCGATACCACACTCCATTGACCTCAATGCTAGGCGCCCTCAACTTTGTGGGGGGAGAGCGAGGTGTTGCGTTTACATTGAGTGCAGCCACGGGAGTGATCGCCTTGCGTAATGACCCAACACCTGAATTGGACACTACAAGGCGTTACACACTTGGCGGTCAACAAGTTTCAGTTTTCTTGCAGCCAGGTATAAAACGATGA